A single genomic interval of Spinacia oleracea cultivar Varoflay chromosome 6, BTI_SOV_V1, whole genome shotgun sequence harbors:
- the LOC130464328 gene encoding uncharacterized protein isoform X2: MFLGWMELNKTDPIARSLTYAEFPTKFVWNKDGNREWSTRKQRFSIGRVYYIPPGSGELYYLSALLNTIQGATCYEDIRTVNGVLYSSFKEACYARGLLDDDKEYIDGITEASFWGSAQYLRSLFVTLLLSSSMSRPEFVWEQIWKFLGDDILHRQKLLMQEEKEYVLEEAMPEAAGDGVTQAALNRWIDANKDDVKCLMLATMSADLQKTFINSDAFAIISELKNMFQDLARVERFETHRKILETKLKKGEPVSPHVLKIIGLIENMSRLDQQFSQEMAVETIIHSLHSGYDPFKLNYSMNSLDKTLTELHGMLKTAEKTLKSDKQDVLMVRGGKFKKSRKKRNAKKGGKKASPTKQTGAKSEKRKVSQPTSESECFYCKKKGHWKRDCLKLKEDQKKGTVVPSLGTKKK, translated from the exons ATGTTCTTAGGTTGGATGGAATTGAATAAAACAGATCCCATAGCAAGAAGTTTAACTTATGCTGAATTTCCAACAAAGTTTGTGTGGAACAAGGATGGAAATAGAGAATGGAGCACGAGGAAACAAAGATTTTCTATTGGGAGAGTATATTATATACCTCCGGGCAGCGGAGAATTGTACTATTTGAGTGCTTTATTGAATACAATTCAAGGTGCAACATGTTACGAAGACATTCGGACTGTTAATGGTGTATTGTACTCCTCATTCAAAGAAGCTTGCTATGCACGTGGATTACTAGATGATGACAAAGAGTATATTGATGGTATAACAGAAGCAAGTTTTTGGGGATCAGCACAATATTTAAGAAGTCTTTTTGTGACTTTATTGTTGTCAAGCAGTATGTCTAGACCCGAATTTGTATGGGAGCAAATATGGAAATTCCTTGGAGACGATATTCTTCATAGGCAAAAAC ttcttatgcaggaagaaaaggagtatgtcttggaagaggcgatgcccgaagccgcgggcgacggggtcactcaggcagccctcaatcgttggattgatgccaacaaggatgatgtgaaatgtctaatgcttgcaaccatgagtgcagatctacagaaaacgttcatcaactcagatgctttcgcgatcatcagtgagttaaagaacatgttccaagatctggctcgggtcgaaagattcgagactcataggaaaattcttgagaccaagcttaagaaaggcgagcccgtaagtccacatgttctcaaaataattggactcattgagaatatgagtcggctggatcagcaattctctcaggaaatggctgtagagaCCATcatccattctcttcatagcggttATGATccgttcaaactgaactacagtatgaatagtctggacaaaacgctcactgagcttcacggtatgctgaagaccgctgaaaagacgctcaaaagtgataagcaagatgtgcttatggtgcgtgggggcaagttcaaaaaatcaagaaagaagaggaatgctaagaaaggtggcaagaaggctagcccgactaagcaaactggcgccaagtctgaaaagaggaaggtcagtcaacccacttctgagtccgagtgcttctactgtaagaagaaggggcactggaaaagagattgcttgaagctaaaggaagatcagaagaaaggaacagtcgttccatctttag ggactaagaagaagtag
- the LOC130464328 gene encoding uncharacterized protein isoform X1, with product MFLGWMELNKTDPIARSLTYAEFPTKFVWNKDGNREWSTRKQRFSIGRVYYIPPGSGELYYLSALLNTIQGATCYEDIRTVNGVLYSSFKEACYARGLLDDDKEYIDGITEASFWGSAQYLRSLFVTLLLSSSMSRPEFVWEQIWKFLGDDILHRQKRILQIPVLMQEEKEYVLEEAMPEAAGDGVTQAALNRWIDANKDDVKCLMLATMSADLQKTFINSDAFAIISELKNMFQDLARVERFETHRKILETKLKKGEPVSPHVLKIIGLIENMSRLDQQFSQEMAVETIIHSLHSGYDPFKLNYSMNSLDKTLTELHGMLKTAEKTLKSDKQDVLMVRGGKFKKSRKKRNAKKGGKKASPTKQTGAKSEKRKVSQPTSESECFYCKKKGHWKRDCLKLKEDQKKGTVVPSLGTKKK from the exons ATGTTCTTAGGTTGGATGGAATTGAATAAAACAGATCCCATAGCAAGAAGTTTAACTTATGCTGAATTTCCAACAAAGTTTGTGTGGAACAAGGATGGAAATAGAGAATGGAGCACGAGGAAACAAAGATTTTCTATTGGGAGAGTATATTATATACCTCCGGGCAGCGGAGAATTGTACTATTTGAGTGCTTTATTGAATACAATTCAAGGTGCAACATGTTACGAAGACATTCGGACTGTTAATGGTGTATTGTACTCCTCATTCAAAGAAGCTTGCTATGCACGTGGATTACTAGATGATGACAAAGAGTATATTGATGGTATAACAGAAGCAAGTTTTTGGGGATCAGCACAATATTTAAGAAGTCTTTTTGTGACTTTATTGTTGTCAAGCAGTATGTCTAGACCCGAATTTGTATGGGAGCAAATATGGAAATTCCTTGGAGACGATATTCTTCATAGGCAAAAACGTATCCTCCAAATACCTG ttcttatgcaggaagaaaaggagtatgtcttggaagaggcgatgcccgaagccgcgggcgacggggtcactcaggcagccctcaatcgttggattgatgccaacaaggatgatgtgaaatgtctaatgcttgcaaccatgagtgcagatctacagaaaacgttcatcaactcagatgctttcgcgatcatcagtgagttaaagaacatgttccaagatctggctcgggtcgaaagattcgagactcataggaaaattcttgagaccaagcttaagaaaggcgagcccgtaagtccacatgttctcaaaataattggactcattgagaatatgagtcggctggatcagcaattctctcaggaaatggctgtagagaCCATcatccattctcttcatagcggttATGATccgttcaaactgaactacagtatgaatagtctggacaaaacgctcactgagcttcacggtatgctgaagaccgctgaaaagacgctcaaaagtgataagcaagatgtgcttatggtgcgtgggggcaagttcaaaaaatcaagaaagaagaggaatgctaagaaaggtggcaagaaggctagcccgactaagcaaactggcgccaagtctgaaaagaggaaggtcagtcaacccacttctgagtccgagtgcttctactgtaagaagaaggggcactggaaaagagattgcttgaagctaaaggaagatcagaagaaaggaacagtcgttccatctttag ggactaagaagaagtag